In Astyanax mexicanus isolate ESR-SI-001 chromosome 17, AstMex3_surface, whole genome shotgun sequence, a single window of DNA contains:
- the tpst1l gene encoding tyrosylprotein sulfotransferase 1, like — protein MRKQTHSVLLACVVISSITIFYLSLSAMECPNSRSRGVWGPNQHLSRNLSYPMPVSVEYNEDSPLIFVGGVPRSGTTLMRAMLDAHPEVRCGEETRVIPRLLAMQATWSRSARERLRLDEAGVTDEVLDSAIRAFLLEIIVGHGEPAPRLCNKDPFALKSLTYLSKLFPRAKFVLMLRDGRATVHSMISRKVTITGFDLTSYRDCLVKWNRAVEAMYDQCMAVSERTCLPVLYEELVLHPEQVMQKLLQFLELPWDLSVLHHEQLIGKVGGVSLSKVERSTDQVVNPVNTEALSKWVGKIPDDVVKDMADIAPMLKRLGYDPLANPPDYGKPDSLPLNNTKLLQGAKTNTDVFHPS, from the exons atgAGGAAACAGACTCATAGTGTCTTGCTGGCCTGTGTGGTCATCAGCtccatcacaatattttatttgagtctTAGTGCCATGGAGTGCCCAAACTCACGCTCCCGGGGTGTATGGGGTCCAAACCAGCACCTTAGCAGGAATCTCAGTTACCCCATGCCAGTTTCTGTGGAATACAACGAAGACAGTCCTCTTATATTTGTCGGTGGGGTACCTCGTAGTGGAACCACTTTAATGCGGGCCATGCTGGATGCCCACCCTGAAGTGCGGTGTGGTGAGGAGACTCGTGTCATCCCCCGTCTGTTAGCCATGCAGGCCACCTGGAGCCGCTCGGCCCGAGAGAGGCTCCGATTAGACGAGGCTGGAGTCACGGACGAGGTCCTGGACTCGGCTATCCGTGCATTCCTGCTGGAGATCATTGTGGGCCACGGTGAACCTGCACCACGGCTGTGCAACAAAGACCCTTTCGCTCTGAAATCGCTGACGTACCTCTCCAAACTTTTTCCACGTGCCAAATTTGTCCTAATGCTTCGCGATGGTCGGGCCACAGTTCATTCCATGATCTCACGCAAGGTGACCATCACAGGATTTGACCTGACTAGTTATAGGGACTGTCTGGTGAAATGGAACCGAGCTGTGGAGGCTATGTATGACCAGTGTATGGCTGTGTCAGAGAGGACCTGCCTGCCTGTGCTTTATGAAGAACTGGTGCTGCATCCAGAGCAAGTGATGCAAAAGCTCCTTCAATTTCTGGAGCTCCCCTGGGACCTATCAGTGCTGCACCATGAGCAGCTCATTGGAAAAGTTGGAGGAGTGTCCTTGTCAAA GGTGGAGCGGTCAACAGACCAAGTCGTCAACCCAGTAAATACAGAAGCCCTGTCCAAATGGGTGGGCAAGATTCCAGATGATGTGGTGAAGGACATGGCTGACATTGCACCAATGCTGAAACGCCTAGGTTATGACCCTCTGGCCAATCCTCCAGATTATGGCAAACCAGACTCCTTACCGCTGAACAATACTAAACTG CTTCAGGgagccaaaacaaacacagatgtgTTTCATCCTAGCTGA
- the zgc:152891 gene encoding polyunsaturated fatty acid lipoxygenase ALOX15B — protein sequence MEGFHVAIRTSPGLLSGTYNTLWISLVGSQCDCPPVKVLPDGQCLMPDSTCTFVVKPERKIGTVVLVCLRLEARPGFPDQSWHCLDVQLKQRDEAAEVERFPCNKWITTADGDVELRSDRVCLVTWEKLQTLREHRARDLQKRQQQIRWGTFAEGSLRCIDMTSVQSLGPNLSFTRQSPGINLNYVRGFANRTEPWSSLEELEIVFIHNGKDNAIAKYVRAHWKDDTFFGYQCLNGCNPLQIRKIHHLPPNLQLTSEMLRDFLPVGSSLEQEMERGAIFLLDYGILDQLPANILNGKQTYLAAPLCLLHYNQYGEMKPIAIQLQKNAGPQNPVFLPSDSEPDWLLAKMWVKNADFQVHQLLSHLLRTHLLGEVCCIATLRRLPEIHPLHQLLMPHIKTCLQINIQARGSLLSTNGVFDKAIGCGLNAAALLLARGTEQLRYSSMCVPDDLRERGLDTLTNCYYAQDALRVWNALHRFVGSWVDLYYSNDQEVQQDWELQSWIQEIFTEGFLSLAQTGFPQSFQTTAELSTFLTMVIFSSSALHAAVNFSQVDFNLWMPNCPAAMLRPPPQVKGSVTEEELLSFLPDVNSTCSVLTILLMLSQPAADYVALCHYREQYFSSGAPCRLVEAVLKELKDISEDITKRNSKMDIPYPYLSPDNIENSVAI from the exons ATGGAGGGATTTCATGTGGCAATCCGAACCTCACCAGGGCTTCTGTCAGGAACATACAACACTCTTTGGATTTCACTGGTTGGTTCTCAGTGTGACTGTCCTCCAGTTAAAGTTCTTCCAGATGGACAATGTCTCATGCCTGACTCG ACCTGCACTTTTGTGGTCAAGCCTGAAAGGAAGATTGGCACGGTGGTCCTGGTCTGCTTGCGTCTTGAGGCTCGGCCTGGCTTTCCTGATCAGAGCTGGCACTGTCTGGAtgtgcagctgaaacagagagaCGAAGCTGCAGAGGTTGAACGCTTCCCTTGCAACAAGTGGATCACCACTGCAGATGGTGATGTTGAGCTCCGCAGTGACAGAG TGTGCCTTGTGACTTGGGAAAAACTGCAGACATTGAGAGAGCACAGGGCCAGGGACCTGCAGAAGAGACAACAACAAATCAG ATGGGGCACTTTTGCTGAAGGTAGCCTTCGATGTATAGACATGACTAGTGTACAGTCCCTTGGTCCCAATTTGAGCTTCACTCGACAAAG CCCAGGCATCAACTTGAACTATGTTAGGGGATTCGCCAACAGAACAGAACCCTGGAGCAGCCTGGAGGAACTGGAGATTGTGTTCATCCACAATGGAAAGGATAATGCCATAGCTA AATATGTTCGGGCTCACTGGAAAGATGACACCTtttttggttatcagtgtctgaatGGATGTAATCCTCTACAGATCAGAAAAATCCACCACCTTCCACCTAACCTACAGCTTACATCTGAGATGCTGAGGGATTTTCTTCCTGTGGGCTCTTCTCTGGAGCAAGAAATGGAG AGAGGAGCTATATTTCTCCTGGACTACGGGATACTTGATCAGCTACCTGCTAATATTCTCAATGGAAAACAAACATACCTTGCAGCTCCACTGTGCCTCCTGCACTACAACCAGTATGGAGAGATGAAGCCCATTGCCATCCAA CTCCAGAAGAATGCTGGTCCTCAAAACCCTGTGTTCCTGCCATCTGACTCTGAACCTGACTGGCTGTTGGCAAAGATGTGGGTCAAAAATGCAGATTTCCAGGTTCACCAGCTGCTTTCCCACCTACTTCGTACTCACCTGTTAGGAGAAGTGTGCTGCATTGCCACTCTCAGGAGGTTGCCAGAAATTCACCCTCTGCACCAG cttctGATGCCTCATATAAAGACCTGTCTCCAGATTAATATTCAGGCTCGAGGCTCTCTTCTGAGCACTAATGGTGTTTTTGACAAG GCCATAGGCTGTGGCCTGAATGCAGCAGCTCTTCTGCTTGCTCGCGGCACCGAACAACTGCGCTACTCTTCAATGTGTGTCCCTGAcgacctgagagagagaggtctAGACACGCTGACCAACTGTTACTATGCACAAGATGCTCTGAGGGTGTGGAATGCTCTTCACAG GTTTGTGGGAAGCTGGGTGGATCTCTATTATAGCAATGACCAGGAGGTCCAACAGGACTGGGAGCTACAGAGTTGGATTCAAGAGATTTTCACAGAAGGATTCCTCAGCCTTGCTCAAACAG GTTTCCCACAGTCATTTCAAACCACAGCAGAGCTGAGCACGTTTCTTACCATGGTGATCTTCTCCAGCTCTGCACTGCATGCAGCTGTCAACTTTTCTCAG GTGGACTTCAACCTTTGGATGCCAAACTGCCCAGCAGCCATGTTGCGGCCCCCTCCTCAGGTAAAAGGATCGGTAACTGAGGAGGAGCTCCTGTCTTTTCTCCCGGATGTTAACTCCACCTGCAGCGTGCTCACAATTCTACTGATGCTCTCACAGCCTGCTGCTGACTAT GTTGCCTTGTGCCATTACCGGGAGCAGTACTTCAGCAGCGGTGCTCCTTGCAGGCTTGTGGAGGCAGTACTCAAAGAGCTAAAGGATATATCTGAAGACATCACCAAGAGGAACAGCAAAATGGACATTCCTTACCCTTACCTCTCCCCTGATAACATCGAAAACAGTGTGGCTATCTGA